From the Macaca nemestrina isolate mMacNem1 chromosome 7, mMacNem.hap1, whole genome shotgun sequence genome, one window contains:
- the LOC105495810 gene encoding methylmalonate-semialdehyde/malonate-semialdehyde dehydrogenase [acylating], mitochondrial, whose product MAAVVAAAAAAVRARILQVSSKVKSNSAWYSASSFSSSVPAVKLFIDGKFVESKSDKWIEIHNPATNEVIGRVPQATKAEMDAAIASCKRAFPAWADTSVLSRQQVLLRYQQLIKENLKEIAKLITLEQGKTLADAEGDVFRGLQVVEHACSVTSLMMGETMPSITKDMDLYSYRLPLGVCAGIAPFNFPAMIPLWMFPMAMVCGNTFLMKPSERVPGATMLLAKLLQDSGAPDGTLNIIHGQHEAVNFICDHPDIKAISFVGSNQAGEYIFERGSRHGKRVQANMGAKNHGVVMPDANKENTLNQLVGAAFGAAGQRCMALSTAVLVGEAKKWLPELVERAKNLRVNAGDQPGADLGPLITPQAKERVCNLIDSGTKEGASILLDGRKIKVKGYENGNFVGPTIISNVKPNMTCYKEEIFGPVLVVLETETLDEAIQIVNNNPYGNGTAIFTTNGATARKYAHLVDVGQVGVNVPIPVPLPMFSFTGSRSSFRGDTNFYGKQGIQFYTQLKTITSQWKEEDATLSSPAVAMPTMGR is encoded by the exons GTTTCTTCCAAGGTGAAATCCAATTCCGCCTGGTATTCAGCATCTTCATTCTCTTCTTCAGTG ccAGCTGTAAAGCTCTTCATTGATGGGAAATTTGTTGAATCCAAAAGTGACAAATGGATCGAGATCCACAACCCA GCCACCAATGAGGTCATTGGTCGGGTCCCTCAGGCCACCAAGGCAGAAATGGATGCAGCCATTGCTTCCTGCAAACGTGCTTTTCCTGCATGGGCAGACACTTCAGTATTAAGCCGCCAGCAGGTCTTGCTCCGCTATCAACAACTTATTAAAGAAAACTTG AAAGAAATTGCCAAGTTAATCACATTGGAACAAGGGAAGACCCTAGCTGATGCTGAAGGAGATGTATTTCGAGGCCTTC AGGTGGTTGAGCATGCCTGTAGTGTGACATCCCTCATGATGGGAGAGACCATGCCATCCATCACCAAAGACATGGACCTTTATTCCTACCGTCTGCCTCTGGGAGTGTGTGCAGGCATTGCTCCATTCAATTTTCCCGCCATGATCCCCCTTTGGATGTTTCCCATGGCCATGGTGTGTGGAAATACCTTCCTAATGAAACCATCCGAGCGAGTCCCTGGAGCAACTATGCTTCTTGCTAAGTTGCTCCAGGATTCTGGTGCCCCTGATGGAACATTAAACATCATCCATGGACAACATGAAG ctGTAAATTTTATTTGCGATCATCCGGACATCAAAGCAATCAGCTTTGTGGGATCCAACCAGGCAGGAGAGTATATCTTCGAGAGAGGATCAAGACATGGCAAGAGGGTTCAAGCCAATATG ggagcCAAGAACCATGGGGTAGTCATGCCAGATGCCAATAAGGAAAATACCCTGAACCAGCTGGTTGGGGCAGCATTTGGAGCTGCTGGTCAGCGCTGCATGGCTCTTTCAACAGCAGTCCTTGTGGGAGAAGCCAAGAAGTGGCTGCCAGAGCTGGTGGAGCGTGCCAAAAACCTGAGAGTCAATGCAG GAGATCAGCCTGGAGCTGATCTTGGCCCTCTGATCACTCCCCAGGCCAAAGAGCGAGTCTGTAATCTGATTGATAGTGGAACAAAGGAGGGAGCTTCCATCCTTCTTGATGGACgaaaaattaaagtgaaaggCTATGAAAATGGTAACTTTGTTGGACCAACCATCATCTCGAATGTCAAG CCAAATATGACCTGTTACAAAGAGGAGATTTTTGGTCCAGTTCTTGTGGTTCTGGAGACAGAAACATTGGATGAAGCCATCCAGATTGTAAATAACAACCCATATGGAAATGGAACTGCCATCTTCACCACCAATGGAGCTACTGCTCGGAAATATGCCCACTTGGTGGATGTCGGACAG GTGGGAGTGAATGTCCCCATTCCAGTGCCTTTGCCAATGTTCTCATTCACCGGCTCTCGATCCTCCTTCAGGGGAGACACCAATTTCTATGGCAAACAG gGCATCCAATTCTACACTCAGTTAAAGACCATTACTTCTCAGTGGAAAGAAGAGGATGCTACTCTTTCCTCACCTGCTGTTGCCATGCCTACCATGGGCCGTTAG